In Meiothermus ruber DSM 1279, the following proteins share a genomic window:
- a CDS encoding glycosyltransferase family 2 protein, with the protein MVSVLIPTYNRPQLLMRALRSLQLQLYPDWEAVVVDDGDGAGLLAAHSLRDPRIVGVRNQGQGQVEARNTGLAHASGEIIALLDDDDWWLDPTHLHRVVRALRTQASLVYRGGYLVQERDGLELERIPFDFKASSSSLQKDNLLLASGVAYPRFFHDRLGLFDPEMSDYWDWDWYLRVVSAGYPLVQLPGRGVAVAMHGANMSYAARAQQRQQNLDKLCAKHGLSGITLKDHRIIAGAA; encoded by the coding sequence ATGGTTAGCGTGCTCATTCCCACCTACAACCGCCCCCAACTGCTGATGCGGGCGCTGCGCTCGCTCCAGCTCCAGCTCTACCCCGACTGGGAGGCCGTGGTGGTGGACGACGGCGACGGAGCGGGCCTCCTGGCCGCCCACAGCCTGCGCGACCCCCGGATCGTCGGGGTACGCAACCAGGGCCAGGGCCAGGTGGAAGCCCGCAATACCGGGCTGGCCCACGCCTCCGGCGAGATTATCGCCCTGCTGGATGACGACGACTGGTGGCTCGACCCCACCCACCTGCACCGGGTGGTGCGCGCCCTGCGAACGCAGGCCAGCCTGGTCTACCGGGGCGGCTATTTAGTGCAGGAGCGCGATGGCCTGGAACTGGAGCGCATCCCCTTCGACTTCAAGGCCAGCTCTTCGTCGCTCCAGAAGGACAACCTCCTGCTGGCCTCCGGGGTGGCCTACCCCCGCTTTTTCCACGACCGGCTGGGGCTGTTCGACCCGGAGATGTCGGACTACTGGGACTGGGACTGGTATCTGCGGGTGGTCTCAGCAGGCTACCCCCTCGTTCAGCTACCGGGCCGGGGTGTGGCGGTGGCGATGCACGGGGCCAATATGTCGTACGCGGCTCGAGCACAACAGCGCCAGCAAAACCTCGACAAGCTCTGCGCCAAACACGGCCTCAGCGGGATCACCCTTAAGGATCATCGGATCATTGCCGGTGCAGCCTGA
- the surE gene encoding 5'/3'-nucleotidase SurE produces MRILVTNDDGIYSPGLLALAEVAAAFGEVRVVAPDVEQSAMGHAITIGRPLHYRATPLGGLEAYRVNGTPADCVALGTHHWDKVDLVLSGINLGSNLGHEIWHSGTVAAAKQAALLGIPAIAFSAFMNGREPDFILLKPWVGKVLEALLREPKPFLINVNLPPKPKGILWARQSVRRYEGRIVPGTDPMGRAHFWFAARPDHEPEEGTDRWAVGHNFIALTPLRLDLTDEARLSQAFQLAALAD; encoded by the coding sequence ATGCGAATCCTGGTCACCAACGACGACGGTATCTACAGCCCCGGCCTGCTGGCGCTGGCCGAGGTAGCCGCGGCTTTTGGCGAAGTGCGGGTGGTGGCGCCCGATGTGGAGCAGTCGGCCATGGGGCACGCCATCACCATCGGGCGGCCCCTGCATTACCGCGCCACCCCTCTGGGGGGCCTCGAGGCCTACCGGGTCAACGGCACCCCCGCCGACTGCGTGGCCCTGGGTACCCACCACTGGGACAAGGTGGATCTGGTGCTCTCGGGCATCAACCTGGGCTCCAACCTGGGCCACGAGATCTGGCACTCTGGTACGGTGGCCGCGGCCAAGCAGGCGGCTTTGCTGGGGATTCCGGCCATCGCCTTCAGCGCCTTTATGAACGGTCGAGAGCCCGATTTCATCCTGCTCAAGCCGTGGGTGGGGAAGGTGCTCGAGGCCCTCTTGCGGGAGCCCAAGCCCTTCCTGATCAACGTTAACCTGCCACCCAAACCCAAAGGCATTCTTTGGGCCCGGCAGTCGGTGCGGCGGTACGAGGGGCGGATTGTGCCCGGCACCGATCCCATGGGCCGGGCGCACTTCTGGTTTGCGGCCCGCCCCGACCACGAACCCGAGGAGGGTACCGACCGCTGGGCGGTGGGTCACAACTTTATCGCGCTAACCCCCCTGCGCCTCGACCTGACCGATGAGGCCCGCCTGAGCCAGGCGTTTCAGCTAGCGGCCCTGGCCGATTGA